The following coding sequences lie in one Caproicibacterium argilliputei genomic window:
- a CDS encoding DUF7768 domain-containing protein: MSINKFNCEGYYDPTTYEALTNIEQEERALRAFRPIVYICSPFSGAVDENIAAAQRYSRFAVDNGYIPVAPHLLFPQFLDDSNPKERQLGLFFGNALMSKCAEVWVFGSNISAGMETEIKRAKWKDYRLRYFTENCEEVIDHA, translated from the coding sequence ATGAGTATCAATAAATTTAATTGCGAGGGCTACTACGATCCCACCACCTATGAAGCCCTCACCAACATTGAACAGGAGGAACGCGCACTGCGGGCTTTTCGGCCGATTGTCTACATATGCTCTCCGTTTTCGGGGGCTGTGGATGAGAATATAGCAGCAGCACAGCGCTACAGCCGATTCGCCGTGGACAATGGCTACATACCCGTTGCGCCACACCTGCTGTTTCCGCAATTTCTCGACGACAGCAATCCGAAGGAGCGCCAGCTCGGACTATTCTTCGGGAACGCCCTGATGAGCAAATGTGCCGAGGTGTGGGTGTTTGGCAGTAACATCTCAGCCGGCATGGAGACTGAAATCAAACGTGCCAAGTGGAAAGATTACCGCTTGCGCTATTTTACAGAAAACTGCGAGGAGGTAATCGACCATGCGTGA
- a CDS encoding virulence-associated E family protein: protein MRELNIAYGNSRQAKRWVNKTIRFDDLKERLKVTIRTTESAEEYAKMSRAQRDTAKDHGGFVAGVLKGGRRKVDTVESRSMAALDGDRIDAAFLKSYESLCPYTSALYTTHSSTEENPRVRLVFPLTRNVTPEEFVAVSRYLAQMLGIDYFDECSYQPNQLMYWPSTPANGSFVYKETDGGWLDPDAILAKHPEWIDPTRLPTSSRESKANTITRQKVQDPLSKEGVVGLFNRTYYPIAKALEVFLSDVYEPTDNENRWHLIASSSMAGVEIKEGKFVYSHHAKDPAYLKLCNAFDIVRIHKFGDLEEKAAYKAMCNFAMQQDEVKLLAASEKMADAETDFPDSEDADWQKRLQYEPRSTVLKNNLHNITLILQNDPLLQNIVFNQQLDGMEIKGSVPWQHPSKYWRDADDAQLISYVDSHYGTFSQRNYQIAVTKVADDRSYHPIREYLAALPEWDGVSRVDTLIIDYLGAQDNTYVRAVTRKTLCAAVRRVQEPGVKFDTMLVLNGPQGIGKSTLISRLAGEWFSDSLNLSDTKDKTAAEKLQGYWILEIGELAGLRKAEVETLRSFLSRQNDIYRAAFGRRATPHPRQCIFFGTTNAESGYLRDTTGNRRFWPVKTPGGGTKHSWELTDEDIRQIWAEVLVYEKAGEKLHLAPEMETLAKEEQREALESDEREGFVREYLETLLPEDWDGMDLFDRRSFLAGVNNIGRVGTVARTRVCNMEIWCELFGKDQGSLGRAESNNLTAMLTKLGWVRKEKKERIKPYGAQFVFVPGDVPD, encoded by the coding sequence ATGCGTGAACTGAACATCGCCTACGGGAACAGCCGGCAGGCAAAGAGATGGGTCAACAAGACCATAAGGTTTGACGATTTGAAGGAACGGCTCAAAGTGACCATCCGCACCACCGAGTCCGCTGAGGAATATGCGAAGATGAGCCGCGCCCAGCGTGACACTGCCAAGGACCACGGCGGCTTTGTGGCGGGTGTGTTGAAGGGCGGCAGACGAAAAGTCGATACCGTGGAGAGCCGTTCGATGGCGGCGCTTGACGGCGACCGCATTGACGCCGCTTTTCTGAAAAGCTATGAGTCCCTCTGCCCCTATACATCCGCACTGTACACCACCCACAGCAGCACGGAGGAAAATCCCCGTGTCCGGCTGGTGTTCCCGCTGACCAGGAATGTGACCCCGGAGGAGTTTGTGGCGGTATCCCGCTATCTCGCTCAAATGCTGGGCATCGACTATTTTGACGAATGCTCCTACCAGCCCAATCAGCTGATGTACTGGCCGTCCACCCCCGCTAACGGTTCCTTCGTATATAAGGAAACGGACGGCGGCTGGCTTGACCCCGATGCGATCCTCGCAAAGCATCCGGAATGGATTGACCCCACAAGACTGCCCACCTCTTCCAGAGAAAGCAAGGCGAATACCATCACCCGGCAGAAGGTGCAGGACCCGCTTTCAAAGGAAGGTGTTGTAGGGCTGTTCAATCGCACCTATTATCCCATCGCAAAGGCACTGGAGGTATTCCTATCCGATGTATATGAGCCGACCGACAATGAGAACCGCTGGCACTTGATCGCGTCCTCCAGTATGGCCGGTGTGGAGATCAAGGAGGGCAAGTTCGTCTACAGCCACCATGCCAAGGACCCTGCATACCTCAAGCTGTGTAACGCCTTTGATATCGTCCGCATTCATAAATTCGGCGATTTAGAGGAAAAGGCGGCTTACAAAGCCATGTGCAACTTCGCCATGCAGCAGGATGAAGTGAAGCTGCTGGCGGCAAGCGAAAAGATGGCAGATGCAGAGACGGATTTTCCCGATAGTGAGGACGCCGATTGGCAGAAACGATTACAGTACGAACCACGCTCCACGGTGCTGAAAAATAACCTTCACAATATCACGCTCATTCTCCAGAACGACCCGCTGCTCCAAAATATCGTATTCAACCAACAGTTGGACGGCATGGAGATTAAAGGCTCTGTCCCGTGGCAGCATCCGTCTAAATATTGGCGGGATGCCGACGATGCCCAGCTTATCAGCTATGTGGATTCTCATTACGGTACATTTTCACAGCGCAACTACCAGATTGCCGTGACCAAGGTGGCGGACGACCGCTCCTATCATCCCATTCGGGAGTATCTGGCCGCTCTGCCGGAGTGGGACGGCGTTTCCCGTGTGGACACGCTCATCATCGACTATCTGGGCGCACAAGACAACACCTATGTCCGCGCCGTAACGCGCAAGACTCTGTGTGCCGCCGTGCGCCGTGTGCAGGAGCCGGGTGTGAAGTTCGATACCATGCTGGTCTTGAACGGTCCTCAGGGCATCGGCAAGTCTACCCTTATCTCCCGCCTTGCCGGCGAGTGGTTCTCAGACAGCTTGAATCTGAGCGATACCAAGGACAAGACCGCCGCTGAGAAATTACAGGGCTATTGGATTCTGGAGATCGGCGAGCTGGCAGGTCTGCGCAAAGCGGAAGTGGAGACACTGCGCTCCTTTCTGTCCCGTCAAAACGATATTTACCGCGCCGCATTCGGCAGGCGGGCAACACCGCATCCGCGGCAGTGCATTTTCTTCGGCACTACCAACGCTGAATCCGGATATCTGCGGGACACCACAGGCAACCGCCGTTTCTGGCCTGTCAAAACGCCGGGCGGCGGTACAAAGCACTCCTGGGAACTCACCGATGAGGATATCCGCCAGATATGGGCGGAAGTCTTGGTGTATGAGAAAGCCGGGGAAAAACTGCACCTCGCTCCCGAAATGGAGACACTCGCCAAGGAAGAACAGCGGGAGGCTCTGGAATCCGATGAACGGGAAGGCTTCGTGCGCGAGTATCTGGAAACCCTGCTCCCGGAGGATTGGGACGGCATGGATCTGTTCGACCGCCGCTCCTTCCTCGCCGGAGTGAATAATATCGGCCGTGTGGGCACGGTCGCCAGAACACGGGTCTGCAATATGGAGATCTGGTGTGAGCTTTTCGGCAAGGATCAGGGCAGCCTTGGCCGCGCCGAATCCAACAACCTCACAGCCATGCTTACCAAACTCGGCTGGGTGCGCAAGGAGAAAAAGGAGCGCATTAAGCCATACGGAGCGCAGTTCGTTTTTGTTCCCGGCGATGTTCCTGACTGA
- a CDS encoding VRR-NUC domain-containing protein, protein MREKEIEKKLILAVKQAGGICPKLISPGFDGMPDRMVLLPNGRMGFVEVKAPVEKPRPLQLSRHRLLRWLGFRVYVLDDVEQIGVILDEIRTP, encoded by the coding sequence ATGAGAGAAAAAGAAATTGAAAAGAAACTGATTCTGGCGGTCAAACAGGCTGGCGGCATCTGCCCCAAGCTCATCTCTCCCGGTTTTGACGGTATGCCGGACCGCATGGTGCTGCTGCCGAATGGACGGATGGGCTTTGTGGAAGTCAAGGCTCCGGTAGAAAAGCCGAGACCGCTGCAGCTTTCCCGCCACAGGCTTTTGCGGTGGCTGGGCTTTCGAGTGTATGTGCTGGACGATGTGGAGCAGATCGGAGTGATACTGGATGAAATACGAACCCCATGA